The DNA window GCCCTTGGAGTCATCGACCAGCTGCGCATAAATATCGGCATTCGAGCGGAAGACGACCAAACGCGGACGCTCGCTCGTCCCGCGCACCTTCGCACGGATCGCGTAGCGGCGGCGTACACGACGCGCCGTCTTTGCCTGTAACTGGATCTTCGTTGCCATACGCTGTTCTTCTAACGATTATTTGCCTGCAGTCTTACCAGCCTTGCGGATGATCTTTTCATCGGAATACTTCACGCCCTTGCCCTTATACGGCTCCGGCGGACGGATCGAGCGGATCTTCGCTGCGACAGCACCAACGAGCTGCTTGTCGATGCCACTGATCGTAAGCGACGTCGGAGTCGGGATATCGATCGTAATCTCGTCCGGAGCGCCAAAGACGACCGGGTGCGAGAATCCGAGGCTGAGCTGAATCCACTTGCCGCGCTTCTCGGCCTTGTATCCAACGCCGACCATCTCCAATTTCTTGGTGTACCCTTCGCTGACGCCGACAACCATGTTGTTCGTGAGCGCACGGGCAAGCCCGTGGAGTGCACGGATGCTGCGCTCGTCGCTGGAGCGAGTGAAGGTGATCTCACCGTTCTCGATTTTCGGTGTGATCGAAGCCGGGATCGCCGTAGCCAGCGTACCCTTCGGTCCTTTCACCGTGATCGTGCTGTCTTTCAGCTCGGCGGTGACGCCTTTCGGCAGTGTAATAATCTTCTTTCCGATACGTGACATAGTCGTTCTTCCTACACCTGTTCAGATGAGCTTACCATACGTAGCACAATACCTCGCCACCAACGTTGAGTTGGCGCGCCTGCTTATCGCTCATCACGCCACGGGGCGTCGAGAGGATAGCGATACCAAGCCCTGAGAGTACGCGCGGCGTATCAGTGGCCTTAGTATAGCGACGGAGCCCCGGTGTCGAGATACGACGTAGTCCCATGATGGCCGGAACGCCGTTCTGATACTTGAGCGTGATGCGCAATTCGCCTTGCTTCGAATTCTCGATGCGCTCAACACTATCGATATACCCCTGCTCCTGCAGGATCGTGCTGATCGCATACTTCAGGTTCGACGCCGGTACAATGACGTACTGGTGCCGGGCCTTGATGGCGTTACGCAACCGTGTTAAGAAATCTCCTATCGTATCCATATCAACTCTCTACTGAAAACTATACTGCCCGTCGCAACGGGATGTGAATAGAGTCTGAAGCGTTTCGAACGTTCTTACCAGCTCGCCTTGCGCAATCCGGGGATCTTGCCGTCGAGTGCCAATTCGCGCAAACACAGACGGCACAGGCCGAACTTGCGGTATACGCTATGCGCCCTGCCGCAGCGGCTGCAGCGGGTGTACTTTCTGGTCGAGAACTTCGGCTCGCGCTTCTGCTTGACTCGTAATGCTAATCGTGCCACGTTATTTCTACGTTTGTGAACGGTTACGCTGTTGCCACTGCTTCACCTTCGCGCTTACGGAACGGAAGACCAAAGGCCTTCAGAAGCTCGTACGCTTCTTCATCCGTGGTTGCACTGGTGACAAAACTGATATCCATACCCGTAATACGCGACACCTTATCGACGTCGATTTCCGGGAAGATGATCTGCTCTTTGATCCCGAGCGTGTAGTTGCCACGACCGTCGAACGACTTATCGGGTACGCCGCGGAAATCGCGGATACGCGGGATGGCAAGCGACATCAATCGATCGAGAAACTCATACATACGATCGCGGCGTAAGGTGACGCGTGCACCGATGCTGAGTCCTTCGCGAAGCTTGAAGTTCGAAATGGACTTCTTCGCTTTCGTCACCGCAACCTTCTGGCCGACGATCGCTTCGAGATCGCGAACAGCCGCTTCGAGCTGCTTTGCGTCGGACGCTGCTTCGCCAACGCCGACATTGACCGAGATCTTCGTCAGGCGCGGAACCTGGTTGATGTTCGTGTAATTGAAGCGCTTCATCATCGCCGGGACGACTTCGTTCTTATACTTGTCGTGCAGGCGAGCATGTACACCCTCTACCGCGGGATCCGTCGGAGCCGAGGCTGCGGGTGCTGCTTTTTGCTTTTGTTCTTTTGCTTTTGCCATTGCTGTAGTCGTTCTCGTATTGACGATAGTTGCCGTCAAAACACTTGTTATGCGATCACATCGCCCGAGCGACGCGACACACGCTCATAGACTGCCTTACCGGTGCTGTCGGCGCTGACACGGCGACCGATACGCGTGGTCTTCCCGGATTTCGGATCGACGAGCATGACATTCGATGCATTGATCGGATGCTCGCGCTCGGTAATCCCACCCTGCTGGTTCGCCTGGGTCGGACGTTCGTGCTTCTTCAGGATATTGACCCCCTCGACAAGCACGCGATTGGTTTCATTGAACACGCGCAAGACCTTCCCGCGGCGGCCGCGGTTCTTGCCGGTGATCACTTCCACAAGGTCGTTCTTCTTGATACGCATAGGTGCTCCTCTTAGATGACTTCAGGGGCAAGTGAAACGATCTTCATATACTGACGCTCGCGAAGCTCGCGTGCGACGGGTCCGAAGATGCGGGTTCCGCGCGGCTCGCCTTGGTTGTTGAGCAGTACGACCGCATTCTCATCGAAGCGGATATAGCTGCCGTCGCGGCGACGCGTTTCCTTCTTGGTGCGAACGATCACCGCCTTCGAGACTTCGCCCTTCTTCACCTGGCCGTTCGGAATTGCAGACTTCACACTGACGACGATCACGTCGCCTACACCGGCGTAGCGACGATCATGACCACCGAGGATACGAATGCAACGCACTCGCTTGGCCCCGGAGTTGTCCGCTACTTGCAGATTCGATTCTTCCTGAATCATTACTTCCTCGCTCTAGAAAATGTGCTTCGATTACCGATCCGTACTTATTTCGCGCGCTCGATGACTTCGACCACGCGCCAGCGCTTCGTCTTCGACAGCGGACGGGTCTCCATAATGCGGACGGTATCGCCCGTCTTCGCATCGTCATTCTCGTTGTGCGCAACGAACTTCGTCGTCTTCTTGAAGTACTTTTTGTACTTCGCATGTGCGACCTGGCGCACCTGCTCGACGACAACGGTCTTTTGCATCTTGTCGCTAACGACCTTCCCGATACGTTCCTTGCGTCGGTTACGCGCGGGGCTTGTCATGATCTCGTTCTCTGCCATACGATCGTAGTCTTACTAAGATGGTTACTTTGCACGTGCGGCGTTCTCGCGCTCGCCGATGATCGTTTTGATGCGAGCGTTATCGCGACGCAACGTTGCGATCTGCGCATTGTTGTCGAGATGGCCCGTCATCTTCTGAAAGTTCAGCGCGATCAGGCGCGAATTGTTCTCGCCGATCTGACGCTTCAAGTCGGCGATATCACGGCCGCGAAGTTCTGATGCTTTAGTTGCCTTCATTGGTCGTCCTTTCGCTTACTTACGTACTGCTACTTCTTCGACATGATCCGGACGCGTGACCATCTTGGTCATCACCGGAAGCTTATGCGAACTCAGGCGCAATGCTTCTTCCGCGATCGCCTTCGGTACGCCGCCGATTTCGAACATGATCGTACCGGGTTTTACCACGGCTACCCAGTATTCCGGGGTACCCTTACCGGATCCCATTCGCGTTTCAGCAGGCTTTTTGGTGATCGGCTTATCGGGGAAGATCCGAATCCAGATCTTACCATCGCGCTTCATCGTACGCGAAAGCGTGACGCGAACCGCCTCGATCTGACGGCTGGTAATCCACCCACCTTCGAGCGACTTCAAGCCGAAACTGCCGAATGCAACCTGGGCTCCACGCGTGGCCTTGCCACGAACTCTGCCCTTTTGGCGCTTGCGATACTTAACTCTCTTTGGTAACAGCATTGCCGATTACTCCGAAAAAATCTTGCTTACTCTGCCGATGACGATTCGGACGAACCGCCTTCCTTACCACGCGTACGACCACGGCCGCCGCGACGACGACGGCGCTCGCCGCCTGCCGCGCTCACGATCGGACGACGATCGCGATCCTCGGCGCCATAGACTGCCAACTGTGCCGCAGCCTCAAGTGGCGTTTCGCCGGTAATGTCTCCGGTACACACCCATACCTTCACGCCGATGGCACCGTAGATCGTCTGTGCCGTACCACGTGCAAAGTCGATGTTCGCACGCAAAGTGTGAAGCGGAATACGTCCTTCCTTGTACTGCTCGGTACGCGCAATTTCAGCGCCACCCAAACGGCCCGCGCACATCACGCGTATTCCTTCTGCGCCGGAACGCATGGCGGTCGCGACAGCCATTTTCATGGCGCGGCGGAAGGCGATACGACCCTCGAGCTGCTGAGCGATCTGGTCGGCGATCAACTGTGCGTCGATCTCCGGACGCTTCACCTCGTTGATGAGGATCTTCACTTCCTTGCCCGAGCACACATTCTTCAACTCTTCTTCGAGCTGTGCAATCTCTTTGCCGCTCTTACCGATAACGACACCGGGACGCGATGTGTGGATCGTCAAGACGATACGCTTCGTCGTCCGATCGATCGTCATCTTCGAGATGCCGGCACGGCGCAAACGCTCCTTGATGTACTTACGGATAAGATTATCCTCTTCGAGCTTCTGCGCGAAGTTCTTGTCATCGTACCAGCGCGCATCCCACGGACGCGTCACAGCGATACGGAATCCGACCGGGTTAGTTTTCTGCCCCAAGGTACTTGCGAGTTAAGTGAACGTGAACAGTACTTACAATCTTACTTAGCGGCTGCCTTCTTCTTACGGGCAGGGGCTTTCTTTGCCGGCTTCGCAGGCGCAGCAGCTTGAGCAGCCGATGCAGCAGCAGCGGCACGACGTGCAACCTTCGCAGCCTTATCGCTGACGACGATCGTCAGGTGATTCGAGCGCTTGCGCACACGGTATGCGCGCCCCATCGGAGCAGGCATGATGCGCTTGAGCACCGGTCCGCCGTCGGAGAAACACTCGCTGACGGTCAGATCTTCGACATCGATTCCGCGATTTTCGTCTTTTAACTGAAAGTTCGCGATCGCGCTACGAAGCGTCTGCTCGGCGACGAACGATGCCTTGTTGGTCATGAAGTGCAGAATCGAGAGCGCTTCCGTGACTTTCTTGCCACGAATGTTATCGAGCACCAGTCGCATTTTGACCGGTGAGCTCTGGATGCCGCGTTTACGTGCGATTGCTTGAGCCATTGAGATCGTCTCCCTTTATCAGGCGTTTTCCGATTTAGTGCCCGAGTGTCCGCGGAAGCTCCGCGTCGGTGCGAATTCTCCGAGTTTGTGGCCGACCATATTCTCGGTCACATACACGGGGATAAACTTATTCCCATTGTGTACGGTGAAGGTGTGTCCGACGAATTCCGGCGGAATCGTGCAAGCACGAGCCCACGTCTTGATTACCTTCTTTGCACGAGTAGCATTGAGCGCATCAACCTTGCCCATGAGCTTCTCGTCGATATACGGTCCCTTTTTCAGCGAACGTGACATATGCTACTTATTTCGTGCGACGTTTGACAATGAACTGATTCGAAGCATTCTTCTTGCGACGGGTACGAAGACCTTTGGCAAGCTGACCCCACGGTGACTTCGGATGCTTACGACCACCACCCGACTTCGACTTACCTTCACCACCACCCATCGGGTGATCGACCGGGTTCATCGCCATACCGCGTGTCTGCGGACGAATACCGAGCCAGCGCGAGCGACCGGCTTTGCCGAAACTGATATTGAAGTAGTCGGCATTTCCAACGGTTCCGACGGTTGCGATACAATCGATCGGTACCTTACGCATTTCGCCCGAAGGCATCTTCAGCGTCGCAAAATCGCCTTCCTTTGCAAGCACCTGGCACGAGTTGCCTGCCGAACGAGCGATCTGACCGCCACGACCCGGCTTCATCTCCACGTTGTGGATAAACGTACCGAGCGGCATCGACTTTAACGGAAGCGAATTGCCTGGGGCAATATCGGCATCCTTGCCACTAAGAATCTTTGCACCGACATTCAAACCGTCGGGAGCAATGATATAGCGCTTCTCGCCATCGGCGTAGTGCAGAAGGGCGATACGGCAGTTGCGGTTCGGATCGTATTCGATCGAGGCGACCGTTGCCGGCACATCGAACTTATTACGCTTAAAATCGATCACGCGGTACATCTTCTTATGTCCGCCGCCGCGGTGACGCGAGGTCACGCGACCGGTATTCCCGCGCCCGCCCGAACTCTTGAGCGGCGTCAGAAGCGACTTTTCCGGAGTCGTCTTCGTGATCTCGTCGAACGAAGAGATCGAGTAGTATCTCGTCGCCGGAGTTCTTGGTTTAAGATTTCTGATTGCCATGTCTTGCTATATGCTTTCGATTGACTTCTCGCCTCAATCGGGCTTAATTACTCTGGGGTCTTTACATCCATCGGCGTGAAGACGTCGATCGTCTGTCCGGCCTTGAGTGCAACGACTGCCTTCTTACGACGACTCTTCGCTCCACGAACGACACCGCGACGGGTGAACTGCGAACGCGTACGCGTCGGCATCCACATCGTACGAACTTCTACGACATTCACTCCGAACTGTGCTTCGACCGCATGTGCGATCTGAATCTTATTCGCGCCCGGATTGACTTCGAACGAATAGACTCCGTTCTCACTTGCGAGCGTTGCCTTTTCGGTCAGGAGCGGCTTGCGGATCACTACTTCCATGGTCTTCGTCCTTCCGATTATGCGGTGAGTGAAATATGTGCGACTTCGACATTCGCGCTTCCACCATTAAAGGTTTGTTCGATCACCGGCAATGCCGACTTCTGAACAAGGATCGCACGGTTACGCCAGATGTCGTACATCGAAGCCTTCGAAGCTTCCTGCACCGAGAGCGTCGCGATATTACGACCGCTCTTATAGACGTTCTCGTCGTGCGACGCTGTCAAGAGCAGTGCATTCTTCTCAGTCAGACCGAAGGCCTTGAGCATTTCGCTCATCTTCTTCGTCTTGATTTCCGGGAAGTTAAAATCTTCAACGACATACAATGTGCCGAGCTTCACCTTTTGCGAGAGCGCACTCTTACGAGCAAGCTGCTTCACCTTCTTCGGAAGATCGAGTGAGTACTTGTGCGGCTTCGGGCCGAACATCGTACCACCACCCGGATGGAGCGGGCTCTTGATATCGCCTTGACGAGCACGACCGGTCCCTTTCTGACGGAAGAGCTTCTTGGTCGAACCGGCGATCTCGCTACGGCCCTTGGTGCTGTGCGTACCAGCGCGGCGATTTGCGAGCGTTGCCTTAATAGCAAGCCACATCGAATGCTCGTGCGG is part of the Bacteroidota bacterium genome and encodes:
- the rpsH gene encoding 30S ribosomal protein S8, translated to MDTIGDFLTRLRNAIKARHQYVIVPASNLKYAISTILQEQGYIDSVERIENSKQGELRITLKYQNGVPAIMGLRRISTPGLRRYTKATDTPRVLSGLGIAILSTPRGVMSDKQARQLNVGGEVLCYVW
- the rplB gene encoding 50S ribosomal protein L2; translation: MAIRNLKPRTPATRYYSISSFDEITKTTPEKSLLTPLKSSGGRGNTGRVTSRHRGGGHKKMYRVIDFKRNKFDVPATVASIEYDPNRNCRIALLHYADGEKRYIIAPDGLNVGAKILSGKDADIAPGNSLPLKSMPLGTFIHNVEMKPGRGGQIARSAGNSCQVLAKEGDFATLKMPSGEMRKVPIDCIATVGTVGNADYFNISFGKAGRSRWLGIRPQTRGMAMNPVDHPMGGGEGKSKSGGGRKHPKSPWGQLAKGLRTRRKKNASNQFIVKRRTK
- the rplW gene encoding 50S ribosomal protein L23, whose translation is MEVVIRKPLLTEKATLASENGVYSFEVNPGANKIQIAHAVEAQFGVNVVEVRTMWMPTRTRSQFTRRGVVRGAKSRRKKAVVALKAGQTIDVFTPMDVKTPE
- the rplE gene encoding 50S ribosomal protein L5, with translation MAKAKEQKQKAAPAASAPTDPAVEGVHARLHDKYKNEVVPAMMKRFNYTNINQVPRLTKISVNVGVGEAASDAKQLEAAVRDLEAIVGQKVAVTKAKKSISNFKLREGLSIGARVTLRRDRMYEFLDRLMSLAIPRIRDFRGVPDKSFDGRGNYTLGIKEQIIFPEIDVDKVSRITGMDISFVTSATTDEEAYELLKAFGLPFRKREGEAVATA
- the rplV gene encoding 50S ribosomal protein L22, with the protein product MAQAIARKRGIQSSPVKMRLVLDNIRGKKVTEALSILHFMTNKASFVAEQTLRSAIANFQLKDENRGIDVEDLTVSECFSDGGPVLKRIMPAPMGRAYRVRKRSNHLTIVVSDKAAKVARRAAAAASAAQAAAPAKPAKKAPARKKKAAAK
- the rpsS gene encoding 30S ribosomal protein S19, whose product is MSRSLKKGPYIDEKLMGKVDALNATRAKKVIKTWARACTIPPEFVGHTFTVHNGNKFIPVYVTENMVGHKLGEFAPTRSFRGHSGTKSENA
- the rplF gene encoding 50S ribosomal protein L6, with translation MSRIGKKIITLPKGVTAELKDSTITVKGPKGTLATAIPASITPKIENGEITFTRSSDERSIRALHGLARALTNNMVVGVSEGYTKKLEMVGVGYKAEKRGKWIQLSLGFSHPVVFGAPDEITIDIPTPTSLTISGIDKQLVGAVAAKIRSIRPPEPYKGKGVKYSDEKIIRKAGKTAGK
- the rpsC gene encoding 30S ribosomal protein S3; this encodes MGQKTNPVGFRIAVTRPWDARWYDDKNFAQKLEEDNLIRKYIKERLRRAGISKMTIDRTTKRIVLTIHTSRPGVVIGKSGKEIAQLEEELKNVCSGKEVKILINEVKRPEIDAQLIADQIAQQLEGRIAFRRAMKMAVATAMRSGAEGIRVMCAGRLGGAEIARTEQYKEGRIPLHTLRANIDFARGTAQTIYGAIGVKVWVCTGDITGETPLEAAAQLAVYGAEDRDRRPIVSAAGGERRRRRGGRGRTRGKEGGSSESSSAE
- the rplD gene encoding 50S ribosomal protein L4, with product MQLDVYTTAGAKSGKTVSVDDAIFGIEPHEHSMWLAIKATLANRRAGTHSTKGRSEIAGSTKKLFRQKGTGRARQGDIKSPLHPGGGTMFGPKPHKYSLDLPKKVKQLARKSALSQKVKLGTLYVVEDFNFPEIKTKKMSEMLKAFGLTEKNALLLTASHDENVYKSGRNIATLSVQEASKASMYDIWRNRAILVQKSALPVIEQTFNGGSANVEVAHISLTA
- the rplX gene encoding 50S ribosomal protein L24, which translates into the protein MRIKKNDLVEVITGKNRGRRGKVLRVFNETNRVLVEGVNILKKHERPTQANQQGGITEREHPINASNVMLVDPKSGKTTRIGRRVSADSTGKAVYERVSRRSGDVIA
- the rplN gene encoding 50S ribosomal protein L14, with the translated sequence MIQEESNLQVADNSGAKRVRCIRILGGHDRRYAGVGDVIVVSVKSAIPNGQVKKGEVSKAVIVRTKKETRRRDGSYIRFDENAVVLLNNQGEPRGTRIFGPVARELRERQYMKIVSLAPEVI
- the rplP gene encoding 50S ribosomal protein L16 is translated as MLLPKRVKYRKRQKGRVRGKATRGAQVAFGSFGLKSLEGGWITSRQIEAVRVTLSRTMKRDGKIWIRIFPDKPITKKPAETRMGSGKGTPEYWVAVVKPGTIMFEIGGVPKAIAEEALRLSSHKLPVMTKMVTRPDHVEEVAVRK
- the rpsQ gene encoding 30S ribosomal protein S17, which translates into the protein MAENEIMTSPARNRRKERIGKVVSDKMQKTVVVEQVRQVAHAKYKKYFKKTTKFVAHNENDDAKTGDTVRIMETRPLSKTKRWRVVEVIERAK
- a CDS encoding type Z 30S ribosomal protein S14, with amino-acid sequence MARLALRVKQKREPKFSTRKYTRCSRCGRAHSVYRKFGLCRLCLRELALDGKIPGLRKASW
- the rpmC gene encoding 50S ribosomal protein L29 — its product is MKATKASELRGRDIADLKRQIGENNSRLIALNFQKMTGHLDNNAQIATLRRDNARIKTIIGERENAARAK